The following are from one region of the Vibrio hyugaensis genome:
- a CDS encoding HlyD family secretion protein has product MAAKSLKPALLSICALGVASWVGYQFYQAYQPEPARLQGLIEAQQYSISSKVPGRIDEVMVRKGDDVTKGQLIFTLHSPEIEAKLEQAKAGEKAAGALALEAEKGAREQQIQAAKDQWLKAQAAANLMEKTYQRVNNLYKDGVVAEQKRDEALTQWQASKYTESAAFQMYNMAKEGARSETKVAAAEKARMAAGAVAEVEAYAKDTQIFSWFDGEVSQVLLQSGELSPQGFPVVTVIDTQDSWATLNVREDLLKHFTKGTTFEAYLPALDKDVEFKVTHVAVMGDFATWRATDASKGFDLRTFEVEARPTQPEPELRMGMSVVVDL; this is encoded by the coding sequence ATGGCAGCAAAATCTCTAAAACCCGCTCTACTATCAATTTGCGCTTTGGGTGTCGCTTCTTGGGTTGGTTATCAGTTCTACCAAGCGTATCAACCAGAACCCGCTCGTTTACAAGGGTTGATAGAAGCGCAGCAATACAGCATCTCCTCTAAAGTGCCAGGACGTATTGATGAAGTCATGGTACGCAAAGGTGACGACGTAACAAAAGGTCAGTTGATCTTTACCCTTCACAGCCCTGAAATCGAAGCAAAGCTAGAACAAGCAAAAGCCGGTGAAAAAGCCGCTGGCGCGTTGGCGTTAGAAGCAGAAAAAGGCGCGCGTGAGCAACAAATTCAAGCAGCAAAAGACCAGTGGTTGAAAGCACAAGCGGCTGCTAATTTGATGGAGAAAACATACCAGCGCGTAAATAATCTCTACAAAGATGGCGTTGTCGCAGAACAAAAACGCGATGAGGCGCTGACTCAGTGGCAAGCTTCTAAGTACACCGAGAGCGCAGCGTTCCAAATGTACAACATGGCAAAAGAAGGCGCGCGTAGCGAAACCAAAGTCGCCGCAGCAGAAAAAGCTCGCATGGCGGCTGGTGCTGTTGCCGAAGTAGAAGCATACGCGAAAGACACACAAATCTTCAGCTGGTTTGATGGTGAAGTCTCTCAAGTACTACTGCAAAGTGGTGAGCTGTCTCCTCAAGGCTTCCCGGTGGTGACGGTTATCGATACTCAAGATTCTTGGGCGACACTGAACGTGCGCGAAGATTTGCTCAAACACTTTACCAAAGGCACAACGTTCGAAGCTTATCTGCCTGCCCTTGATAAAGACGTTGAGTTTAAAGTAACGCACGTTGCCGTTATGGGTGACTTCGCGACATGGCGCGCCACAGATGCATCAAAAGGTTTTGATCTTCGTACATTTGAAGTCGAAGCTCGCCCTACCCAGCCAGAGCCTGAGCTTCGAATGGGCATGAGCGTCGTGGTTGACCTGTAA
- a CDS encoding TolC family protein, translating into MKQTGKLWILGLLSSSISLACQSAPITFDDAWKLLLENNYSLKAQRANVESYEYQQSATDNLNLPQVSIGANYTRLDTDVTVSGQQLFDSTGQQISVPPVFQPIFSALANTTSTITERDIFSSSIRAIWPIFTGGRINAAQSAAEGKTDEAKSQLAMEQQARFEDLSKYYFSVVLAKEVLATRQAVEKGLTKHRDFAIKMEEQGQIARVERLQAEASLDKAKVETRKAASDLSIAQAALGKILAQNDSVEPSESLFINDNLPPLNAFVDQTLLTYPGLDLLNAKHKQASSLIKAEKGKYYPEVYLYGDYSLYEDDSLASQMKPDWLVGVGVNIPLIESTGRSEKVKAAQSMVTQVDALKSQAKQDLSLLVQKTYLEAQQAIDEVQGLESSIALADENLRLREKAFTQGLSSSLDVVDAQLYVASVETQQSVARFRYLISLTKLLALSSEMNSFAQYQHTAYVPASTSKEAK; encoded by the coding sequence ATGAAACAAACCGGAAAGTTATGGATCTTGGGCCTTCTCAGCAGCTCAATTTCTCTTGCCTGTCAATCGGCTCCCATCACATTTGATGACGCATGGAAATTGTTGTTAGAAAACAACTATTCACTAAAAGCACAGCGTGCGAACGTTGAAAGTTACGAATACCAACAAAGTGCGACAGACAACCTTAATCTTCCACAAGTCAGCATCGGAGCGAATTACACGCGCTTAGACACCGACGTAACGGTCTCGGGTCAGCAGTTATTCGACAGTACTGGGCAACAAATCAGTGTGCCACCAGTCTTTCAACCTATCTTTAGTGCACTTGCGAATACTACCTCAACGATCACTGAGCGTGACATCTTCTCCTCTTCGATTCGTGCTATCTGGCCAATCTTTACCGGTGGTCGCATTAATGCAGCTCAATCGGCCGCAGAAGGCAAAACGGACGAAGCGAAAAGCCAGCTCGCGATGGAGCAACAGGCGCGTTTTGAAGATCTCTCCAAATACTACTTCTCGGTTGTATTAGCGAAAGAAGTACTGGCGACTCGACAAGCCGTCGAAAAAGGCTTAACCAAACACCGTGATTTTGCAATTAAGATGGAAGAGCAAGGCCAGATTGCACGAGTTGAACGCCTTCAAGCAGAAGCATCACTAGACAAAGCGAAAGTAGAAACTCGTAAAGCGGCCAGCGATTTAAGTATTGCCCAAGCTGCTCTTGGCAAAATCTTGGCGCAGAATGATTCGGTAGAGCCATCAGAATCACTCTTCATCAATGATAACCTTCCTCCATTGAATGCGTTTGTTGATCAAACACTGCTGACCTACCCTGGCTTGGATTTATTAAATGCGAAACACAAACAAGCATCGAGCCTGATAAAAGCCGAGAAAGGCAAATACTATCCAGAAGTCTATTTGTACGGTGATTACAGCCTGTATGAAGACGATTCCCTTGCCAGCCAAATGAAACCGGATTGGTTAGTGGGTGTCGGCGTAAATATTCCGCTAATCGAATCCACTGGTCGCAGCGAAAAAGTGAAAGCAGCGCAAAGTATGGTCACGCAAGTGGATGCACTAAAGTCACAAGCCAAACAAGACTTGTCGCTTCTGGTACAGAAAACCTACCTAGAGGCGCAGCAAGCCATTGATGAAGTCCAAGGTTTAGAATCCAGTATCGCCCTTGCAGACGAGAACCTACGCTTACGCGAAAAAGCCTTCACTCAGGGCTTATCTTCATCTTTGGATGTGGTCGACGCGCAACTGTATGTCGCCAGCGTAGAAACACAGCAATCTGTGGCACGTTTCCGCTATCTAATTTCTTTGACCAAACTATTAGCACTAAGTAGCGAAATGAACAGCTTCGCTCAATACCAACATACTGCTTACGTTCCAGCATCAACATCCAAAGAGGCAAAATAA
- a CDS encoding ABC transporter permease: MNLWQLIKTELRSVMTNPVVVLTVFGGVVFYSFLYPLPYAQQTPREQPIAIVNLDGSQTSLTLERMVDATPQVKVVTRLHTIADAKQAFLNREITGFLVIPEHFYKDLMLGSSPTLAYAADASYFLVYGTVVEGLATAGGTLGSQVKVSKMVIDGVPLSMASHDYSAIKLNMKPTFNPTMGYIEYVVPAVFVLILQQTLIMAVGLQTGTQRHGRGYWSQVPTGALLLARTLVFVAIYYLLSAYYFGFSFERLNVNHVANAGELLTLLLPFLLGCCGLGLWLGYLLPRRELVTLVVLVSSMPLIFLAGFIWPVESIPAPLLWFADLSPSTWAIKGFLALNQMGSTWQQVAKHWTALWVLTVLWGGVAYWIAKRNTKPVVTESLG; the protein is encoded by the coding sequence ATGAACTTATGGCAATTGATTAAAACCGAGTTACGCTCAGTGATGACCAATCCTGTCGTGGTACTTACTGTCTTTGGTGGCGTAGTGTTTTACTCGTTCTTATACCCACTTCCGTACGCGCAACAAACGCCAAGAGAGCAGCCGATTGCAATTGTGAACCTCGATGGTAGCCAAACCAGTTTAACTCTAGAGCGCATGGTCGACGCCACGCCTCAGGTTAAAGTCGTGACACGATTACACACGATTGCAGATGCAAAACAAGCATTCCTAAACCGTGAAATCACCGGCTTTTTGGTGATTCCAGAACACTTCTACAAAGACTTGATGCTTGGAAGTAGCCCGACTCTGGCTTATGCAGCTGATGCTTCCTACTTCTTGGTCTACGGCACCGTGGTAGAAGGCTTGGCAACAGCAGGCGGTACGCTTGGTTCTCAAGTTAAAGTAAGCAAGATGGTGATCGATGGCGTGCCACTGAGCATGGCGAGCCATGACTACTCGGCAATCAAACTCAACATGAAGCCTACCTTCAACCCAACCATGGGCTACATCGAATACGTAGTGCCAGCGGTGTTTGTATTGATCCTTCAGCAAACATTGATCATGGCAGTCGGCTTGCAGACAGGTACACAACGTCATGGTCGCGGGTATTGGTCTCAGGTGCCAACGGGCGCTCTGCTACTTGCCAGAACCTTGGTCTTCGTAGCTATCTACTACCTACTCAGCGCCTACTACTTTGGCTTCAGTTTTGAACGCTTGAACGTCAACCATGTTGCCAATGCCGGTGAATTGTTGACCTTGCTGTTACCGTTCTTGCTTGGCTGTTGTGGTTTAGGTTTGTGGCTCGGTTATTTGCTACCAAGGCGCGAGCTCGTGACATTGGTCGTGCTGGTTAGCTCAATGCCATTAATCTTCTTAGCAGGCTTTATTTGGCCAGTTGAGTCGATCCCTGCCCCGCTACTTTGGTTTGCAGACTTGAGCCCAAGTACGTGGGCAATCAAAGGCTTTTTAGCACTCAACCAAATGGGCTCAACGTGGCAACAAGTAGCTAAACACTGGACCGCACTTTGGGTTCTGACGGTACTTTGGGGCGGCGTTGCCTACTGGATTGCCAAACGCAATACCAAACCAGTAGTAACAGAAAGCTTAGGTTAA
- a CDS encoding YkgJ family cysteine cluster protein, whose protein sequence is MNIPTKNPLSSNVSCSNCQACCCRLKVMIISDTGVPEEFIERDQYGGETMMRLDDGWCAALDRDSLMCTIYENRPWICREFEMGSDECLDERVKFL, encoded by the coding sequence ATGAACATACCCACTAAAAACCCGTTATCCTCCAATGTTTCTTGCTCAAACTGCCAAGCATGCTGCTGTCGTCTTAAAGTTATGATTATCTCAGATACTGGCGTTCCAGAAGAATTTATCGAACGTGATCAATATGGCGGTGAGACAATGATGCGACTGGATGATGGTTGGTGCGCAGCGTTAGATAGAGACAGTTTAATGTGCACTATTTATGAAAATCGGCCTTGGATATGTCGCGAGTTCGAAATGGGATCGGATGAATGCCTTGATGAACGAGTTAAGTTCTTATAA
- a CDS encoding MFS transporter, giving the protein MLLLVEYSNSASIGVMAFISINAPIALFSIASGIISDKYDKDKIILISNLSIAFFIYLMQFFQSIQFILIITFFISSVAAVRVIAMQSYIASIIDASQLNTSASINSISLAIVRILGTLMSGYLYSILGFFESLLIITIPVAITTIISIKSINCKMERVRIKEKNRSIYNKNIMSHEYKNCLFDSVMLFLSGSALWSLIPYISSHELGLNKSYQSLLMSLMILGAIPAFLIKEKVSSIKINSFNYELITIILSLTILITNLFVSYSTIITSFSIAIFGFLWSIKVTIINREIQRMGRERKNIGLTISISYTFMYLAMTIGSFFFGQMTDIFGLKYSLSVSTLVMVIPIFKERLILIVKKL; this is encoded by the coding sequence ATGCTGTTGCTTGTTGAATATTCAAACTCAGCTTCAATTGGCGTGATGGCATTTATATCTATTAACGCTCCAATAGCTTTATTTAGTATTGCATCAGGTATCATTAGCGATAAATATGATAAGGATAAAATAATACTCATATCAAATTTATCTATCGCTTTTTTTATTTATTTAATGCAATTTTTCCAATCTATACAATTTATTTTAATAATAACTTTTTTCATTTCTTCGGTTGCAGCAGTAAGAGTGATTGCAATGCAATCATATATTGCCAGTATTATCGATGCGAGTCAGCTTAATACCTCAGCAAGTATAAATAGCATATCACTTGCTATTGTAAGAATACTAGGGACGTTAATGTCTGGCTATTTATATTCTATTTTAGGATTTTTTGAGTCATTATTAATAATTACGATACCAGTGGCAATAACGACAATAATATCAATCAAATCAATCAATTGCAAAATGGAAAGGGTAAGGATAAAGGAAAAAAATAGAAGTATTTATAATAAAAACATCATGAGTCATGAGTATAAAAATTGTTTATTTGATTCTGTTATGCTCTTTTTAAGTGGTAGTGCTTTATGGTCATTAATACCTTATATATCATCACATGAACTAGGCTTAAATAAATCATACCAATCATTACTTATGTCTCTCATGATTCTTGGTGCAATACCCGCATTTTTAATTAAGGAGAAAGTATCATCGATTAAAATTAATAGCTTTAATTATGAATTAATAACAATTATCTTGTCTTTAACTATCTTAATAACTAACTTATTTGTGAGTTACTCAACTATAATCACATCCTTTTCTATCGCTATCTTCGGTTTCTTATGGTCGATAAAGGTGACAATTATTAATAGAGAAATTCAACGTATGGGTAGAGAAAGAAAAAACATAGGTTTAACTATATCGATATCATACACTTTTATGTACTTAGCTATGACGATAGGATCTTTCTTTTTTGGTCAGATGACAGATATATTTGGTCTGAAATATTCACTTTCCGTCTCTACATTGGTTATGGTTATTCCAATATTTAAAGAAAGGCTGATATTAATAGTAAAGAAATTATAG
- a CDS encoding NADH-dependent flavin oxidoreductase yields MAQLVDEIVFQSGVKLSNRIVMAPMTIQSAFFDGGVTQEMINYYAARSGDAGAIIVESAFVENYGRAFPGALGIDTDSKIAGLKKLATAIKAKGSKAILQIYHAGRMANPEYNGGHHPISASPVAALRDNAETPLEMTKEQVEAMIESFGNAVNRAILAGFDGVEIHGANTYLIQQFFSPHSNRRRDKWGGNIEKRTRFPLAILDETKQVASSHDKSDFIIGYRFSPEEIEQPGIRFEDTMFLLDKLASSGLDYFHFSMGSWARNSIVTPEDQELLIDKYRQLQSDAVAKVPVIGVGGIAQRADADSALAQGYDMVSVGKGYLVEPTWAGKVLDNETCAEFADIAQQEALQIPTPLWEIMDYMIVDSAAEALKHQRIKELQNIPIKFNSGEYTAYGRGHNGDLPVTVTFSEDKILEIFVDSSKESDGIANPAFERIPQQILDGQTLNIDVISGATVSSQAVLDGVSNAVDLAGGNSEALRCKAKEAVEWSSKTIEETVDIVVVGGGGAGLSATLTALDKGKSVILLEKFPAIGGNTVRTGGWVNAAEPEWQNDFAALPGEKETLMLLAKTPESEFVDEYLADFKALKSQLDNYFTDLESGKQYLFDSVELHRIQTYLGGKRTDLNGESIHGQYDLVETLTSRSMESIDWLSETGIDFDRSVVEIPVGALWRRAHKPKRPKGVEFVDKLSKRIQDQNGRIITDTRATDLIVEDGKVVGIKAVQANGTKLVLRVNHGVVLASGGFGANTQMIKKYNSYWKEIADDIKTTNSPALVGDGIEIGEKAGAELVGMGFVQLMPIGDPKSGALLTGLIVPPENFVFVNQQGKRFVDECGSRDVLSDAFFDNGGLIYMIADENIRQTAANTSDETIEREIKEGIIVQADTLEELAEKINVPVAELTNTIAQYNACVEQGHDPEFHKSAFGLKVAQAPFYATPRQPSVHHTMGGLKIDTKARVIGKDGNIIEGLYAAGEVTGGIHAGNRLGGNALIDIFTYGRIAGESASDLV; encoded by the coding sequence ATGGCTCAGTTAGTCGATGAAATCGTATTTCAGTCAGGGGTCAAACTCAGCAATCGCATCGTGATGGCACCGATGACGATTCAGTCCGCTTTTTTTGATGGCGGGGTGACTCAAGAGATGATCAATTATTACGCCGCTCGCTCAGGTGATGCTGGCGCAATTATTGTTGAAAGTGCTTTCGTTGAGAATTACGGTCGTGCTTTCCCTGGTGCTCTGGGGATTGATACTGATAGCAAAATAGCAGGTTTGAAAAAGCTCGCCACCGCGATTAAAGCGAAAGGTTCCAAAGCCATTCTTCAAATCTACCATGCCGGTCGTATGGCTAACCCTGAATACAACGGTGGTCATCATCCTATTTCGGCAAGTCCTGTCGCTGCACTTCGCGATAATGCGGAAACACCGTTAGAAATGACAAAAGAGCAAGTCGAAGCAATGATTGAAAGCTTCGGTAATGCTGTCAATCGTGCCATCCTCGCTGGTTTTGACGGTGTTGAAATTCACGGCGCAAATACTTACCTGATCCAACAATTCTTCTCACCACATTCAAATCGTCGACGCGACAAATGGGGTGGTAACATTGAGAAGCGCACCAGATTCCCTCTTGCGATTTTAGATGAAACGAAACAAGTCGCGTCATCTCATGATAAGTCGGATTTTATTATCGGTTACCGATTCTCGCCAGAAGAGATCGAGCAACCGGGCATTCGCTTTGAAGACACAATGTTCCTATTGGATAAGTTGGCGAGTTCAGGCTTAGATTACTTCCATTTCTCGATGGGCAGTTGGGCACGTAACTCAATTGTTACTCCAGAAGATCAAGAATTACTTATCGACAAGTATCGTCAACTTCAATCTGATGCCGTAGCAAAAGTGCCTGTCATTGGTGTTGGTGGTATCGCTCAACGTGCAGATGCAGACAGTGCATTGGCACAAGGTTATGACATGGTCAGTGTTGGTAAAGGCTATTTGGTCGAACCAACATGGGCAGGTAAGGTGCTGGATAACGAAACTTGCGCTGAGTTTGCTGATATTGCTCAGCAAGAAGCATTGCAGATCCCAACACCGCTTTGGGAAATCATGGATTACATGATTGTTGATAGTGCAGCTGAAGCGCTAAAACACCAACGTATTAAAGAGCTCCAAAACATTCCGATTAAATTCAATTCGGGCGAGTACACGGCATATGGGCGCGGTCACAATGGTGACTTACCAGTAACGGTTACCTTCTCTGAGGATAAAATATTAGAAATTTTTGTCGATTCATCTAAAGAGTCAGATGGTATTGCAAACCCTGCTTTTGAGCGTATTCCGCAGCAGATCCTTGACGGACAAACACTGAATATCGATGTTATTTCAGGTGCGACAGTCAGCAGCCAAGCGGTTCTTGATGGCGTGTCAAATGCGGTTGATTTGGCTGGTGGCAACTCAGAAGCATTGCGTTGTAAAGCGAAGGAAGCGGTTGAATGGTCATCGAAAACCATCGAAGAAACCGTTGATATTGTAGTTGTTGGCGGTGGGGGTGCTGGTTTGAGTGCAACGCTGACGGCGCTTGATAAAGGCAAGTCAGTTATTTTGCTTGAGAAGTTCCCAGCGATTGGTGGTAACACTGTTCGAACGGGTGGTTGGGTTAATGCTGCAGAACCTGAATGGCAAAATGACTTTGCTGCGCTTCCGGGTGAGAAAGAGACGCTAATGTTGCTGGCGAAAACGCCAGAGTCAGAATTTGTGGATGAGTACCTTGCTGATTTCAAAGCGCTGAAATCACAACTCGATAACTACTTCACTGACCTAGAAAGTGGCAAACAGTACTTGTTTGATTCGGTAGAATTACACCGTATTCAAACTTACCTTGGTGGTAAACGCACTGATTTAAATGGTGAGTCTATCCATGGCCAGTATGACTTGGTTGAAACGCTGACTTCTCGTTCTATGGAATCCATCGATTGGTTGAGTGAAACGGGCATCGACTTTGATCGCAGTGTCGTGGAAATTCCTGTTGGGGCGTTGTGGCGTCGAGCACACAAACCAAAACGTCCAAAGGGCGTCGAGTTTGTCGATAAACTGTCAAAACGTATTCAAGACCAAAATGGGCGCATTATTACTGATACGCGAGCTACCGATCTGATTGTAGAGGATGGCAAAGTCGTTGGTATCAAAGCGGTTCAAGCAAACGGCACTAAGCTCGTACTGCGCGTAAATCATGGTGTTGTTCTGGCCTCAGGTGGTTTTGGTGCAAACACTCAAATGATCAAAAAGTACAACTCATACTGGAAAGAAATCGCGGACGATATCAAAACCACCAACTCACCAGCGCTTGTCGGTGATGGTATTGAAATCGGTGAAAAGGCTGGTGCAGAACTTGTAGGCATGGGATTTGTGCAGTTAATGCCGATCGGTGACCCTAAGTCGGGTGCTTTGCTTACGGGGCTGATTGTTCCGCCAGAGAACTTTGTGTTTGTTAACCAACAAGGTAAGCGCTTTGTTGACGAGTGCGGAAGTCGCGACGTGCTTTCGGATGCCTTTTTCGACAACGGTGGTCTTATCTACATGATTGCCGACGAAAATATTCGTCAAACCGCGGCGAACACATCGGATGAAACCATTGAGCGAGAAATTAAAGAAGGCATTATTGTTCAAGCCGATACGCTAGAAGAGCTGGCTGAGAAGATTAATGTGCCAGTTGCTGAATTGACCAATACGATTGCACAGTACAATGCCTGTGTAGAGCAGGGGCATGATCCTGAATTTCATAAGAGTGCGTTTGGTTTGAAAGTGGCGCAAGCCCCGTTTTATGCCACACCTCGTCAACCATCGGTTCACCATACGATGGGCGGCTTGAAAATCGATACTAAAGCGCGCGTTATCGGTAAAGATGGCAACATCATCGAAGGCTTGTACGCAGCGGGAGAAGTTACGGGTGGCATCCATGCGGGTAACCGTCTGGGCGGGAATGCCTTGATCGACATCTTCACCTACGGCCGAATCGCAGGTGAAAGTGCATCTGACCTTGTTTAA
- a CDS encoding FAD:protein FMN transferase, whose product MSIKKYSARFPMMGTFIDLVVYHANGEHLIKEAYFQLEQYAQRFTVNQPDSELMHVNQNAGIAPVCVQPDLFALIKLAKMVSEDRNHPFNIAIGPLVKAWRIGFKDAKVPSREEIETKLKLVDPSKVILNEHQCSVYLNHVGMEIDLGAIAKGYFADQVKRELVAAGVENGFISLGGNVLTIGQSPTNTNQAWNVGIQNPLGERGDVIRVVPLKGMSMVTSGINERFFQNNGQRYHHLLDAKTGMPIETDIAGLTILSEHSVDGEIWSTAGFLPSMQESMSYLNQQAGIEAVAVSKLGEVVVTEGLIDRNGGIYLR is encoded by the coding sequence ATGAGCATAAAGAAATACAGCGCACGATTTCCGATGATGGGCACATTCATCGATCTTGTCGTTTACCACGCCAATGGTGAACACCTAATAAAAGAAGCTTATTTTCAGCTAGAGCAATACGCTCAACGTTTTACGGTGAATCAACCAGATTCGGAACTGATGCACGTTAATCAAAATGCTGGTATTGCTCCCGTTTGTGTTCAACCGGACCTTTTTGCCCTAATTAAACTGGCGAAAATGGTCAGTGAAGACCGAAATCATCCTTTCAATATTGCAATTGGTCCTCTTGTGAAAGCGTGGCGAATTGGATTTAAAGATGCCAAGGTTCCGAGCCGTGAAGAGATTGAAACAAAGCTTAAATTGGTTGACCCTAGCAAAGTCATCCTTAATGAACACCAATGCTCTGTTTATTTAAACCACGTCGGTATGGAGATAGATTTGGGTGCCATTGCTAAAGGATATTTCGCCGATCAGGTTAAGAGAGAGTTAGTGGCAGCTGGCGTCGAAAATGGTTTTATTAGTTTGGGGGGGAACGTATTAACGATTGGTCAATCGCCAACTAATACGAATCAAGCATGGAATGTGGGCATTCAGAATCCGTTAGGAGAACGTGGTGATGTGATTCGCGTTGTTCCACTTAAAGGGATGTCGATGGTCACTTCCGGGATCAACGAGCGCTTTTTTCAGAACAATGGGCAACGTTACCATCATTTGTTGGACGCAAAAACGGGAATGCCGATTGAGACTGATATCGCTGGGCTTACGATTCTATCGGAGCATTCGGTCGATGGTGAAATATGGAGCACAGCAGGGTTTTTACCATCAATGCAAGAATCTATGTCTTATTTGAATCAGCAAGCTGGCATTGAAGCAGTGGCGGTTTCAAAGCTAGGTGAGGTTGTTGTTACCGAGGGATTAATCGATCGAAATGGCGGGATTTACCTACGCTGA
- a CDS encoding ABC transporter permease, with amino-acid sequence MTIQISQRQVLRRDKWLLSCLTWVPILLAISIWGVFSAGIARDLPIGVVDLQHSQLSRKMIQSLDASSTLSVDYHYVSSTEAKNAMIEGDIYAYAVIPPQFDQDILLHRQPQLSVFFNSQYILVAKLINSAVAQSQGYFDAQLETMGNLAKGNTTTLAAVGQAVPISTQITALFNRNTNYAQFLVTAIVPAIWEICIVVSTILILAAHFRLYGNGNNSFAFLGDRPFTRLSKILSQYIPVFMAQSALFLVWFYMVLDWPMEGSYLVMLLAQFVTTIACIIMGALFFFLSMDPARAMSFAGAFTAPSFAFMGITFPVSDMNALAQAWRGLLPITHYIEVQVDQANYGASAAQSIGSLWPMAGYVIPLLMTAALMAKHRNTALLNSATRADGKQGAI; translated from the coding sequence ATGACTATTCAAATCTCACAACGACAGGTCCTAAGGCGCGATAAGTGGTTGTTGTCTTGCCTTACTTGGGTGCCGATCTTATTGGCAATCAGTATTTGGGGGGTATTCTCTGCAGGCATTGCCAGAGATCTCCCTATTGGCGTGGTCGATTTACAGCACTCACAGTTGTCACGCAAGATGATTCAATCTCTTGACGCCTCATCCACCCTTTCTGTTGATTACCACTACGTCAGTTCAACAGAGGCCAAAAATGCGATGATCGAGGGTGATATCTACGCTTATGCTGTGATTCCCCCTCAATTTGACCAAGACATTCTTTTGCATCGCCAACCGCAGCTATCGGTCTTCTTCAATAGCCAATACATTTTGGTTGCGAAACTGATCAACTCAGCGGTTGCGCAGTCTCAAGGGTATTTTGATGCTCAGCTAGAAACCATGGGTAACTTAGCAAAGGGGAATACCACAACGCTTGCTGCTGTTGGTCAAGCAGTGCCGATTTCGACTCAGATTACGGCCTTGTTCAACCGTAACACCAACTACGCTCAGTTCTTGGTGACAGCGATTGTTCCGGCGATCTGGGAGATCTGTATCGTGGTCAGTACCATTTTGATCCTCGCAGCGCATTTTCGTCTTTATGGAAATGGCAACAACAGCTTCGCGTTCTTAGGCGACCGCCCTTTCACTCGACTAAGCAAAATTCTAAGCCAGTACATTCCTGTCTTTATGGCGCAAAGCGCACTGTTCTTAGTCTGGTTCTATATGGTGCTTGATTGGCCGATGGAAGGCAGTTACTTAGTGATGTTGTTGGCGCAGTTCGTAACGACTATCGCATGCATCATCATGGGGGCATTGTTCTTTTTCCTATCGATGGACCCAGCACGTGCGATGAGCTTTGCTGGCGCATTTACCGCACCGAGCTTTGCATTTATGGGGATAACCTTCCCGGTTTCCGACATGAACGCGTTAGCGCAAGCATGGCGAGGCTTATTGCCGATTACGCATTACATCGAAGTTCAAGTGGATCAAGCAAACTACGGCGCAAGTGCGGCACAATCAATCGGCTCACTCTGGCCGATGGCTGGGTACGTTATTCCGTTATTGATGACGGCGGCTTTGATGGCAAAACATCGTAATACCGCCTTACTCAATAGCGCAACTCGTGCTGATGGTAAACAGGGGGCAATATGA